Proteins from one Nicotiana tabacum cultivar K326 chromosome 23, ASM71507v2, whole genome shotgun sequence genomic window:
- the LOC107820862 gene encoding UDP-glycosyltransferase 91A1-like, which yields MSDVKNFHFFMFPWLAFGHMIPYVELAKLLAEKGHKISFFSTPKNIQRLPKLPPNFKPHIEFITLQLPHVENLPENAEATSDLPYNKVRYLKIAFDRLQESMPKLIESIYPDFVIQDFASYWLVPITEKLQIPTIYFSIFPATCLSLGGIPSSIINGDNDRVKPEDFTVKPKWVTFETNVRPSFYQIQRMFNDLVIDGGNVSDIYRLAVTVKGVDVVAIRSCYEFEGEWLQVIENIYEKPIIPIGLLPTTSYDDGEEDNNETWLEMKAWLDMQQKGSVVYIAFGSETKPSQDELTIIALGLELSNLPFFWVFRKQRGCADSKVIELPEQFEERTKGRGFICTSWAPQLKLLNHESIGGFLTHSGWSSVIEAVQFEKPLILLPFLGDQGMICSHLTEKKLGYPIFRNELDGSFTKECVAKSLRLVMVEEKGKIYSQNVKEMKESCSKDVQQRFVDNLLAYLQSHKRFQRRESN from the exons ATGTCGGATGTCAAGAACTTTCATTTTTTCATGTTTCCTTGGTTAGCTTTTGGTCACATGATACCATACGTAGAACTAGCTAAACTCTTAGCTGAAAAAGGTCACAAAATCTCCTTTTTTTCCACTCCAAAAAACATCCAACGACTCCCTAAATTGCCTCCAAATTTCAAACCCCATATAGAATTTATTACTCTTCAATTACCCCATGTTGAAAATCTCCCTGAAAATGCAGAAGCTACAAGTGATTTACCTTATAATAAAGTTAGGTACCTCAAAATTGCCTTTGACAGACTCCAAGAATCCATGCCCAAATTAATAGAATCCATTTACCCTGATTTTGTAATTCAAGATTTTGCTTCTTATTGGTTAGTTCCAATTACTGAAAAATTACAAATCCCCACTATTTATTTCAGCATATTTCCTGCAACTTGTTTAAGTCTGGGGGGAATTCCTTCTAGTATTATAAATGGAGATAATGATCGTGTTAAGCCTGAAGATTTTACAGTGAAACCTAAATGGGTAACTTTTGAAACCAATGTAAGGCCAAGTTTTTATCAGATTCAACGTATGTTCAATGACTTGGTCATAGATGGAG GAAATGTTTCCGATATTTATCGCCTCGCAGTGACCGTGAAAGGCGTTGATGTAGTGGCAATAAGGAGTTGTTACGAGTTCGAAGGCGAGTGGTTACAAGTCATAGAAAACATTTACGAGAAACCAATTATTCCAATTGGTTTGCTTCCCACAACTAGCTATGATGATGGAGAAGAAGATAACAATGAAACATGGCTAGAGATGAAAGCATGGCTAGATATGCAACAAAAAG GTTCAGTAGTTTATATTGCATTTGGGAGCGAGACAAAGCCAAGCCAAGATGAACTAACAATCATAGCATTAGGTTTAGAACTTTCAAACTTGCCTTTCTTTTGGGTGTTTAGAAAACAACGTGGATGTGCAGATTCAAAAGTGATCGAGTTACCTGAACAATTCGAAGAGAGAACAAAAGGACGTGGATTTATATGTACGAGTTGGGCACCTCAATTAAAATTACTGAATCACGAATCAATAGGTGGATTCTTGACGCATTCTGGATGGAGTTCAGTAATAGAGGCAGTACAATTTGAGAAACCGTTGATATTATTGCcttttttaggcgatcaaggGATGATTTGTAGCCACTTGACTGAGAAGAAATTGGGATATCCAATTTTTAGAAATGAATTGGATGGATCATTTACTAAAGAATGTGTGGCTAAATCTCTGAGGCTGGTAATGGtggaggaaaaaggaaaaatttaTAGCCAAAATGTTAAAGAGATGAAAGAGTCTTGTAGTAAGGATGTACAACAACGTTTTGTGGATAATTTGTTGGCTTATCTACAGAGTCACAAAAGGTTTCAAAGAAGAGAAAGCAATTAG